AGTTGAATTAATTCTGGAAAGAGCAGAGATAAAACTATCAAAAAGGAAAGGTTTAACAGAAACTTCTTTAACCATATCTTTCCTAAACCTTTTTGAAAAAAGAACTTTATACTCCTCCTTCCCTGCAGCAAGAGAAGACAAGGCGTTTAAAGCAACTTCTATAAAAAGCTCAACTCTACTCTTCGGTAACTCCTGTGCCTTCAGATTTTCTATTTCCCTCTCTTTCTTAGCAACTTCTCCTTTCAGTGAAGCTATCTCCTGTTTCAAATTCTCAATACTTCTTTTATAGTCCTCAATTTTCTCTATTTCTCTCTTAAACTCTTCAAATTTCTTTTCCCTCTCTTTCAGCTTAGAAATGGTACTTCTCAACTCAGCTATTTCGGCGAAAAGCTCCTTTATCTTTCTATCCTTTCCTCTTAACTTTTCGTTAAGGTTTTTTATCTGTAAAGCAAGGTTTTCCTTCTTCTTAACAACGTTCCTTTTCTGCTGAACCCTCTGTTGAAGCGCCTTCGCCTCAGCCTGTAGAAAGTATTCTTCTATATCCTTAAATCCTTTTTTCATGACCAACCCCTTGATGAAATTCAAGTAGATTTACGGTTAAAGCAAAATTAAAATTTATAACTACCTATCCCATCAGTAAATCCCTATCTATCAAACGTTGAAATAGCTCCTACTTTAAGCTATATTTCAGACTGGAATTTAAGTTGTAGGAGTTGCTACTTGAAGCTAAATAAAATATTAGTAAATATAATCATCGTCACCGTACTAACCTGTAGCTACTCAGAAGCTACAAGTTTACTGCTACACCAGATAAAAGCAGAAGAAACCGTATCAATAAAGCAACACACCAAAGAGACACAGAAGAAAATAATATCCCTACAAAAGCAAATTCAACAGGTTACCGATTCTTCTGAAAGAGTAACGTTTCAAACTGAAAAAAACTGCGAGATTTATAACTTTTTAACGTTAAAATCCGCCCCCCCTCGCGCCTCCCCAAACTGCTAAACGCTCAAAACTCCAAACCGCTCAAAACCACAAACCAATCGGGGAGGTAACAAAGATGATAAATACAATACTTACGAAAATCATAGGCAGCAAGAACGAAAGAGAAATAAAAAAACTAAAGCCTTTAGTTGAAAAGATAAACGCCCTTGAACCGGAATTTGAAAAGAAAAGCAAGGAAGAATTACAGGCTTTAACTGCAAAGTGGAAAGAGGAGCTTGCAAAGATAGAAAAGGACGAAGACAAGTTTAAGTACATGGACAAAATCCTCCCAGAAGCTTTTGCAGCCGTCAGAGAAGCAGCAAAAAGAACGTTAGGAATGAGGCACTACGACGTCCAGCTCATAGGCGGTATCGTTCTCCATCAAGGCAAAATCGCAGAAATGAAAACAGGTGAGGGTAAAACGCTTGTCGCAACGCTCCCTGTTTACTTAAACGCTCTCGCAGGGAAAGGCGTTCACGTTGTAACGGTAAACGACTACTTGGCAAAAAGAGACGCCGAATGGATGGGACCAGTCTACAACTACCTTGGAATTACCGTCGGATACCTCCAAAACCAGATGGAAAACCCTCAACGAAAAGAGATGTACGCGAGAGACGTAACCTACGGAACAAACTCTGAGTTTGGTTTTGATTATTTAAGAGACAACATGGCGTTTTCAAAAGAGGAAAAAGTTCAAAGAGAACTCTTTTACGCAATAGTTGACGAAGCAGACTCAATCCTCATAGACGAAGCGAGAACTCCACTAATCATTTCAGGACCTTCAGAAGAAAATGTTGACGTTTACTACATAGCAGATACGTTAGTCCAAACGCTCAAAAAAGACGTTGACTTTAAAGTTGATGAAAAGACAAAAACAGCCACACTTACAGACGAAGGCATCAAAAAGCTTGAAAAGATGATAGCCGAAATGTCGGGAACGAAAGACTTTAACCTCTACGACCCCAACTTCTCCGACCTTCTGCACGCAATAATCCAGTCAATCAGGGCACACCACTTATTCAAAAAAGACGTTGACTACGTAGTCCAGTACGACCCGAAAGAGAGAAAGAAAAAAGTCATAATCGTTGACGAGTTCACAGGAAGGATAATGCCCGGAAGGCGCTGGAGTGACGGTCTCCACCAGGCAGTAGAAGCAAAGGAAGGACTTGACGTAGAAGCAGAAAACCAAACCCTTGCGACAATTACGCTCCAGAACTACTTCCGCCTCTACAAGAAGCTCGCAGGAATGACAGGAACAGCAGAAACAGAAGCTGCAGAGCTCAAAGAGATTTACGGACTTGACGTTGTGGTAATTCCAACGAACAAACCGGTAATTAGAAAAGACCACCCAGATTTAATATTCAAAACGATGAAGGCAAAGTACAACGCCGTTGTTAAAGAGATAGAGAAAAACTACAAAATCGGAAGACCTGTCTTAGTTGGAACAAACTCTATTGAAGCTTCAGAATACCTGTCAAAACTGCTGAAAAGGAAAGGAATTCCCCACCAGGTCCTCAACGCAAAACATCACGAAAAGGAAGCAGAAATAGTAGCTCAGGCTGGAAGGTTGGGTGCAGTAACAATCGCCACAAACATGGCAGGAAGGGGAACGGACATCCTTTTAGGTGGGAACCCCGAATTTATGGCTAAGAAGGAATTGGAGAAAAAAGGAATAACGCCTGAAAAGGTCGGCGAAGAAAAGTATCAGGA
This region of Desulfurobacterium pacificum genomic DNA includes:
- the secA gene encoding preprotein translocase subunit SecA — encoded protein: MINTILTKIIGSKNEREIKKLKPLVEKINALEPEFEKKSKEELQALTAKWKEELAKIEKDEDKFKYMDKILPEAFAAVREAAKRTLGMRHYDVQLIGGIVLHQGKIAEMKTGEGKTLVATLPVYLNALAGKGVHVVTVNDYLAKRDAEWMGPVYNYLGITVGYLQNQMENPQRKEMYARDVTYGTNSEFGFDYLRDNMAFSKEEKVQRELFYAIVDEADSILIDEARTPLIISGPSEENVDVYYIADTLVQTLKKDVDFKVDEKTKTATLTDEGIKKLEKMIAEMSGTKDFNLYDPNFSDLLHAIIQSIRAHHLFKKDVDYVVQYDPKERKKKVIIVDEFTGRIMPGRRWSDGLHQAVEAKEGLDVEAENQTLATITLQNYFRLYKKLAGMTGTAETEAAELKEIYGLDVVVIPTNKPVIRKDHPDLIFKTMKAKYNAVVKEIEKNYKIGRPVLVGTNSIEASEYLSKLLKRKGIPHQVLNAKHHEKEAEIVAQAGRLGAVTIATNMAGRGTDILLGGNPEFMAKKELEKKGITPEKVGEEKYQEIYRETLEKYKKLTEEEKKKVIELGGLYIIGTERNESRRIDNQLRGRAGRQGDPGESRFFLSLEDNLLRLFGSDKVKKMMEMMNIPEDEPIEHKMVSKALETAQRRVEEQNFQIRKRLLEYDEVYNIQRKVIYEQRNKILEGENFKEEILTFFENVAWEMVDTFAPENILPDEWDLKKLKEILKQRFGFEFEIPDTYEKLMEMEVEGAFSDREKLAKIIYNRLVKEHQKMEELLGEEQMREIERMVLLQSLDHYWRQHLKALDHIKESIGWRGYGQRDPVVEFKKEAFRLFEELISNIENGTVDGLFNYYRFLQSQLQQEQLAARGE